ACATGCACCTGAGCTGTAAAACCTTAGCAATAATAGTCTGGTCTAGAACCCTCGCTTTTAAAAGTCATCTGAGATTCCACACTTGACCTAGAACAAAGCAGCACCTTTTCTGAATCGTCTCTGTGCCTTCGAGTCCAAAGTTCCCCTACACTTTGAGACCTGGGCGACAGGGTCTCAAACTGGATGTAAGTCTCTTTGGCTAAATCATCTTCCCAAAAGGATTCTGACCTACATTGCAGTTTGCAAACTTTGTACAACAGGAAAAATATCAATGGCAAGACAACAACACAGGCAGTACCGCTCACCACGATAAGGAAAGACCCTTGAAAATCACCCACTTCTTCAACCGTCCTAGTAGAAAAGGTGATGCACTGGTCCTTCCGGGGAGGCACTCCTTTCGGATAGACACATGCTATGTATTGCTTCCCAGGCTCCAAGCCATCTATGGTTACTTGGTTCTTGCTGGAGTCAGCATTAAGCATCAGCAGGTCCTTCTCCCCATACTTGGAATACAACACGTTCACCTCAGAGTCACGCATGCTGTTGATGGTGTTCCACACCAAAGTCACACTCTCTTCGGTCTCGCTGACCACCCTGAGATTTTCTATTGTGGCACCCATCTCCATAGACATTGCTTGATCCAACAACGCCAATTCTTTTTTACTTGCACTAGCAGGAGGAAGCTTACCTCCACCCATCTCCacctttaaatttcttttcacaTCTGGGTAGAGCTGGAGTGACTGCTGGCCAGCCACGGTGGTGCTTGTTGAAATTCTAGTGCTTCGAGTTGTGGTTGGAGAaacaaaggaggagaagaaaggagataaggaggaggaagcagtggagggaggagacaaagtagaagtagaaagaaaagtggaagaagcagcggaggaaggaggccagggagaTGCCGATGGGCCAGGTATGGATGGAGTTCTAGAGTCTGCCTGGACCTCTTGCTCAGGCTGATCTCCAGTTCCTCTTTCAGAAGTGTCTGATGATATGGTGGTTGTGACAACACCAACCACTGTCACAGTAACCACAGCTTCCGACATCCCAGCCAAATTTTTGGCCTTACATTTGTAATCCCCAGCATCCTTGTATGAAATGCCTGTCAAGCTTATTATGGACCATCTGACTCCTTCCTCTGGAGATTCCTGAATTACTGGAAGAAAACAACATACATACTTtgtgagagggaaaaaaaag
The genomic region above belongs to Equus caballus isolate H_3958 breed thoroughbred chromosome 2, TB-T2T, whole genome shotgun sequence and contains:
- the LRIT3 gene encoding leucine-rich repeat, immunoglobulin-like domain and transmembrane domain-containing protein 3, which codes for MNEVPTNFPVDAVKLRIEKTVIRRIPAEAFYYLVELQYLWVTYNSVASLDASSFYNLKQLHELRLDGNSLAAFPWASLLDMPLLRTLGLHNNRITSVPNEALRYLKNLAYLDLSSNRLTTLPPDFLESWSHLVATSSRSLALTPRRIILGLQDNPWFCDCHISKVIELSKVADPAVVLLDPLMICSEPERLAGIAFQRAELEQCLKPSVMASATQITSALGSNVLLRCDATGYPTPQLTWTRSDSSPVNYTVIQESPEEGVRWSIISLTGISYKDAGDYKCKAKNLAGMSEAVVTVTVVGVVTTTISSDTSERGTGDQPEQEVQADSRTPSIPGPSASPWPPSSAASSTFLSTSTLSPPSTASSSLSPFFSSFVSPTTTRSTRISTSTTVAGQQSLQLYPDVKRNLKVEMGGGKLPPASASKKELALLDQAMSMEMGATIENLRVVSETEESVTLVWNTINSMRDSEVNVLYSKYGEKDLLMLNADSSKNQVTIDGLEPGKQYIACVYPKGVPPRKDQCITFSTRTVEEVGDFQGSFLIVVSGTACVVVLPLIFFLLYKVCKLQCRSESFWEDDLAKETYIQFETLSPRSQSVGELWTRRHRDDSEKVLLCSRSSVESQMTFKSEGSRPDYYC